Proteins from one Panicum virgatum strain AP13 chromosome 7K, P.virgatum_v5, whole genome shotgun sequence genomic window:
- the LOC120642809 gene encoding probable carboxylesterase Os04g0669600 isoform X1: MAAAPPRPGGFVLFLHGSGGSGDESRAEVAPYFAAPELAASVRLSFPTAPTASIACYGCNLLCCFALWMLCKARDAVITAWFGITEVPITVKTVRDEKEVLKAVDYVHVLLDEEIASGTSPSDIFVCGLSQGGALAIASVLLYPKTLGGCVVFSGSVPLSKSFADKVWPEARKTPVLWFHGMADGLVLFEAGHVGCAFLEELGMICEFKAYPTLGHSMIDEELQYFQKWILNRLGICGATETARPSSSSQHKDLQ; encoded by the exons atggcggcggcgcccccgaggCCGGGCGGCTTCGTGCTGTTTCTGCACGGCTCCGGCGGGTCGGGCGACGAGAGCCGCGCCGAGGTCGCGCCCTACTTCGccgcgccggagctcgccgcctccGTCCGCCTCTCCTTCCCCACCGCGCCCACGGCCTCCATCGCCTGCTACG GATGCAACCTGCTTTGCTGTTTCGCCTTATGGATGCTTTGCAAGGCTC GTGATGCGGTGATCACTGCTTGGTTCGGCATCACGGAGGTTCCCATAACCGTG AAAACTGTCAGAGACGAGAAAGAAGTCCTTAAAGCTGTTGATTATGTGCATGTATTGTTAGACGAAGAAATAGCTTCCGGAACAAGTCCGTCAGACATATTTGTTTGTGGGTTGAGCCAAGGAG GTGCTCTAGCCATAGCAAGTGTTCTTCTCTACCCAAAAACTTTAGGTGGTTGTGTtgttttcagtggttcagttcCGCTGAGTAAATCATTTGCTGACAAGGTGTGGCCTGAAGCTAGGAAG ACACCGGTATTATGGTTTCATGGAATGGCTGATGGGCTGGTCTTATTTGAAGCGGGGCATGTTGGGTGTGCATTTTTAGAAGAGCTTGGCATGATCTGTGAATTCAAG GCTTATCCTACCCTTGGACATTCAATGATTGATGAAGAGCTCCAGTATTTTCAGAAATGGATCCTGAATCGTCTAGGGATCTGTGGAGCAACTGAAACTGCAAGACCGTCATCGTCATCTCAGCACAAGGATCTCCAGTAG
- the LOC120642809 gene encoding probable carboxylesterase Os04g0669600 isoform X2, with protein MAAAPPRPGGFVLFLHGSGGSGDESRAEVAPYFAAPELAASVRLSFPTAPTASIACYGDAVITAWFGITEVPITVKTVRDEKEVLKAVDYVHVLLDEEIASGTSPSDIFVCGLSQGGALAIASVLLYPKTLGGCVVFSGSVPLSKSFADKVWPEARKTPVLWFHGMADGLVLFEAGHVGCAFLEELGMICEFKAYPTLGHSMIDEELQYFQKWILNRLGICGATETARPSSSSQHKDLQ; from the exons atggcggcggcgcccccgaggCCGGGCGGCTTCGTGCTGTTTCTGCACGGCTCCGGCGGGTCGGGCGACGAGAGCCGCGCCGAGGTCGCGCCCTACTTCGccgcgccggagctcgccgcctccGTCCGCCTCTCCTTCCCCACCGCGCCCACGGCCTCCATCGCCTGCTACG GTGATGCGGTGATCACTGCTTGGTTCGGCATCACGGAGGTTCCCATAACCGTG AAAACTGTCAGAGACGAGAAAGAAGTCCTTAAAGCTGTTGATTATGTGCATGTATTGTTAGACGAAGAAATAGCTTCCGGAACAAGTCCGTCAGACATATTTGTTTGTGGGTTGAGCCAAGGAG GTGCTCTAGCCATAGCAAGTGTTCTTCTCTACCCAAAAACTTTAGGTGGTTGTGTtgttttcagtggttcagttcCGCTGAGTAAATCATTTGCTGACAAGGTGTGGCCTGAAGCTAGGAAG ACACCGGTATTATGGTTTCATGGAATGGCTGATGGGCTGGTCTTATTTGAAGCGGGGCATGTTGGGTGTGCATTTTTAGAAGAGCTTGGCATGATCTGTGAATTCAAG GCTTATCCTACCCTTGGACATTCAATGATTGATGAAGAGCTCCAGTATTTTCAGAAATGGATCCTGAATCGTCTAGGGATCTGTGGAGCAACTGAAACTGCAAGACCGTCATCGTCATCTCAGCACAAGGATCTCCAGTAG
- the LOC120642808 gene encoding probable inactive carboxylesterase Os04g0669700 isoform X2 gives MPSWFDIHDAPITSKSVRDEEDVLRAVQIVHTMIDREIAAGTNPEDVFVFGLSQGGALSIASVLTYPRTLGGCAVFSGFLPFDSSSFAARVTDYAKTTPVLWIHGEDDSLIPIQEGRDGVKFLRGLGMACEFKEYDRLGHTLAPHELDYCERWASENILSEHGEEGLNVRNQIS, from the exons ATGCCCTCGTGGTTCGACATCCACGACGCGCCCATCACTTCG AAATCCGTCAGAGATGAGGAAGATGTGCTGCGAGCTGTCCAGATCGTGCACACCATGATCGACAGGGAAATAGCTGCTGGAACAAACCCGGAAGACGTATTCGTTTTTGGCCTGAGCCAAGGAG GTGCCTTGAGCATAGCAAGCGTGCTGACGTACCCCAGGACTCTGGGCGGTTGCGCAGTCTTCAGTGGCTTCCTCCCCTTCGACTCTTCTTCCTTCGCAGCACGAGTAACAGACTACGCGAAGACG ACACCCGTTTTGTGGATCCATGGGGAAGATGATTCGCTGATCCCGATCCAGGAAGGGCGAGACGGAGTGAAATTCCTGCGGGGGCTCGGCATGGCCTGCGAATTCAAG GAGTACGACAGGCTCGGGCACACGCTGGCGCCGCACGAGCTGGACTACTGCGAGAGATGGGCGTCGGAGAACATCCTCAGCGAGCATGGAGAAGAAGGCCTGAATGTCAGGAACCAAATCTCCTGA
- the LOC120642808 gene encoding uncharacterized protein LOC120642808 isoform X1, which produces MSQVNTRHGNSVQAWNMAIEYQWRRPDDDAASIAQPAALRRGREDEPRQQLPPWRHLLLLPPSSPSSDLGGAHARGRGREREGAALRLRGVAARPGRLRQRQRVHRRALLRRRLPLHPLGLPQRAHRPRHMQPRRAHALVVRHPRRAHHFGKTNLFLASHSSCIQFLIVLPWPYGSYKIRLHPFCPLVSLLVCMQMTRLIVSFGCSWVYRACVQKSVRDEEDVLRAVQIVHTMIDREIAAGTNPEDVFVFGLSQGGALSIASVLTYPRTLGGCAVFSGFLPFDSSSFAARVTDYAKTTPVLWIHGEDDSLIPIQEGRDGVKFLRGLGMACEFKEYDRLGHTLAPHELDYCERWASENILSEHGEEGLNVRNQIS; this is translated from the exons ATGTCGCAAGTCAATACGCGCCATGGAAATTCAGTGCAAGCGTGGAACATGGCCATCGAGTATCAATGGAGGCGACCAGACGATGATGCTGCTAGCATAGCACAGCCAGCAGCCTTACGGAGAGGACGAGAAGACGAACCGAGACAGCAGCTTCCTCCCTGgcgccatctcctcctcctcccgccgtcgTCTCCCAGTTCAGATTTAGGAGGAGCGCACGCCCGCGGCCGGGGCCGGGAGCGTGAGGGCGCGGCGCTGCGGCTTCGTGGTGTGGCTGCACGGCCTGGGCGACTGCGGCAGCGCCAACGAGTTCATCGCCGAGcacttctccgccgccgccttccgctaCACCCGCTGGGCCTTCCCCAACGCGCCCACCGCCCCCGTCACATGCAACC GCGGCGCGCTCATGCCCTCGTGGTTCGACATCCACGACGCGCCCATCACTTCGGCAAGACAAATCTGTTCCTCGCGTCACATTCTTCTTGCATTCAGTTCCTGATTGTTCTCCCCTGGCCATATGGATCATACAAAATTCGATTGCATCCGTTTTGCCCCCTTGTTTCATTGCTTGTTTGTATGCAGATGACTCGTTTGATCGTCAGCTTTGGATGCTCATGGGTCTACCGTGCGTGTGTGCAGAAATCCGTCAGAGATGAGGAAGATGTGCTGCGAGCTGTCCAGATCGTGCACACCATGATCGACAGGGAAATAGCTGCTGGAACAAACCCGGAAGACGTATTCGTTTTTGGCCTGAGCCAAGGAG GTGCCTTGAGCATAGCAAGCGTGCTGACGTACCCCAGGACTCTGGGCGGTTGCGCAGTCTTCAGTGGCTTCCTCCCCTTCGACTCTTCTTCCTTCGCAGCACGAGTAACAGACTACGCGAAGACG ACACCCGTTTTGTGGATCCATGGGGAAGATGATTCGCTGATCCCGATCCAGGAAGGGCGAGACGGAGTGAAATTCCTGCGGGGGCTCGGCATGGCCTGCGAATTCAAG GAGTACGACAGGCTCGGGCACACGCTGGCGCCGCACGAGCTGGACTACTGCGAGAGATGGGCGTCGGAGAACATCCTCAGCGAGCATGGAGAAGAAGGCCTGAATGTCAGGAACCAAATCTCCTGA